A segment of the Granulicella aggregans genome:
TGCGCACAGAGTTCGTCTCCCGCAGCGTCAGCATCTCGTCGCGGCAGGTCTTGTAAAGCGCATCGAAGAGCGCCGTGCCGCCGCCGGGCCGCAGCTTGCGGATGCCCTGGTTGAGCAGGTCAATGTTGTTGGTGAAGCCCTGGGCCACGTCCGTCTGCACGTCGAAACCCTCGATGAACGCGCGGTCATTCGTATGCAGTACCTGCAGGAAGAACTCGATGGCGGAGTCCTGCTCGAACTGGAAACGCTGCCGGATGGAGCTGCTGGTGTCGAGCATGATGCCGACGCGAAGCGGAAGGTTCGTCTGCTGGGTGAACTGCTTGACGGAGAGCGGCGGACGGCCGTCATCGAGCAAACCGAAGTTCTCCTGCCGCAGGCCGGTGATGAAGTGGCCCTTCTTGTCGGTGACGGTGAAGATCTGGTTGACTTCGTCCGTCTCGACTCTTGGCAGTACGAAGACTGGCCCTTGCGACGGTTGATCGGTATCTGTCTGTGCAGGTGCCTGCGTGGGAGCCTGCGTCTGCCCTGCTGCCGGCGCCTGGCCCGGAGTTTGAGAAGCGGCTTGAGCCGAAGTCGTTGGCGCGGGAGCACTCTGAGGCGTGGCTGACGGCGGCTGAGCGGGCGGCACGGCAGGTGTCTGGGCGTCGCCCCGAAGATCGAGGGAAGGCGCAGCCGAGACGAAAGAATGCGACGACGCCGATGGCATGTGCGCGCAGCCTGACAGAACGACGACGCACAACGCTGGCAGAAAAATCGTTGCAGGAATTCGGGTACGGCGAAGAAGATCGTTCACGAGGTTCACGGGGTTGAGTGTATCAACTTACGCTGCTCTTCTGCTCTGGCCCGGCCTCGAGCGCTGCCATAAACTCCGTAAGTTCACCAGGCAGAGCCGACCGCATGTCCATAGTCTCGCTCGTCTTAGGGTGGACAAAGACCAGATGCGCGGCGTGGAGGAAGTTCCGTTCCAGTTCGAGGCCATCGTCACCCTTAACTGGGGGGTCGGTCAGGATCCGGTGCGGCGCGCCGTAAAGATAATCCCCCACCACGGGATGCCCCAGCGACTGCATGTGCACGCGGATCTGGTGCGTTCTGCCGGTCTCGATCTTCACCTCGACCAGCGTGAAGGCTCCGTAAGGCGTCTTCAGCCGTTTGACGACCGAGACATGCGAGACAGCCGAGCGCGCGCCCGGGTCGGACGCCGCTCTCCGTGTCGTCATCCGCGTGCGGCGGATCAAATCGCGGGCGATCGGCAGGTTCACCGTGACGTGGTCCTTCGCCAGATGCCCATGCACCAGCGAGATATAGGTCTTCTCGACGCGCCGCTCGGAGAACATCGCGCCCAGCTTGCGGTGCGTGCTGTCATCCTTCGCGACCAGAATGATGCCGCTGGTTTGTTTGTCCAGGCGATGAACGATTCCGGGGCGCAGTTCACCGCCGACCTCAGACAGCTTGCCCAGATGAAACAGCAGCGCGTTCACCAGAGTTCCGCGATTGCGCTCGTCGTCGGTCGCGCCGGAGCCCGCATGGACCATCATGCCAGCAGGCTTGTTCACCACGGCGAGGTACTGATCTTCGTACAAAATATCGAGCGGAATGTCCTCGGCGACAGCGTGCAGCGGCGGAGGCTGCGGCTCGCCCTCGATCTCGATCGACTCGCCCCCGGCAAGCTTCTGCTTCGCCTTTGCATCCTTCCCATCGACACGAACCTGCCCGGACTCAATCAGCAACTGCACCCGCGCTCGCGAGATGTCCGGGATCGCCTGCGCGAGATACGCGTCCAGCCGCTTTCCGGCAGCCTCTGGCGCAGCTGAAAACGTCCGCACGCCGTCCTCAAACTGCGTGTCGCCGTCATCGTCGAGATCGAGCACGGGAATCACAACCTCGGGCACCGGTTCTGCCCCACGGGTAGCGCGATACTCTTTGCGGACAGAGTGGTGTCGCTGCCCTTTCGGCAGCATATTTTTAGATGGCATCGCTATCCTTCTCTCTCATCTGGCTCATGAAACTGGGCGTAGAGCCTTTTCGCGACGCGATAGAGTAACGCGCCTCCGACTGCCACCATCACTAAAGCTATTATCTGCGATGGATCGATAGGCAGACTGGGCAACAGCTCCGAAGGCAGACGATAGAAGTCAATAAAGAAGATGGCCAGCCCGCTCGCCGTCAGCGCCAGACCCGTCGCCTCGCCGCCACGATAGCCGGTGCGCAGCGCGTTCAGCACCGCCAGAAAGATCACAAGAGCTGAGACCAGCGTATACACCTCAACCGGCTGCGGAGCGGACGTAGAGCCAACCGGCATGCCGTCTCGCGTGCCGTCGAGCAGATAGCCCGCGTTCACAAAGGCCCACAACAGCGCGGCCGATGCGGCACAGCTATCCAACAGCGGCAGCAGCGGAACTCCACGCCAGCGCACGTAGCCGTAAACCAGCGCCGCGCTCACTGCGATGCCCAGAGACGTAAGCGACGGCACCGCCAACAAGAGAAGCGGATATTGCAGAAAGCTTCTGAAGTTGAAGACCACCAACAAGAGCCTCGACACGAGGAAGATCGCCGCTACCGCCAGCATCACCGTGTTCCACACGCGGTCCGAATCCAGTCCCACACGGCGTGCGCTCCACTGCGTCAGCGAAAGCGAAGCCATCAGGCCAATCGCGACCACCACGCCGAAGACAGGAATATGCAGATGGCCGAATTGAAGAAACGTTGTATGCACTAAAAGGGAATTCAGTCCAAGGGAAGGAAGATACAAAGCCGACCCACTGGGCCGTGCGTCGAGTCGCTGGTGAACCCGTCTAAGACGGTGGGATCCCGCCGTGGCTCTTTAGGCTTTCCGGACTGGCGGACATAGCACACCGAGCCATATCTACGAGCTGGACCCCTGTTCAATGATTATTGGTTCAACCAGCGTTGGTCGCGCACCTGCTTTGCAGGCCGGCCTCTGAATTGGATGCTAACCGCGCCGGCTCTTATTAGCAAGGCGGGCTGAAGTGGGACACCTCTACCATCAAAGCGGAATCGACTACCCGACCCGGCGATCCAGGCGATCATCGAGCAGCACTTCGTCCAGCATCCCAGCCAGCGAGTGCGCCCGGCTCTGCATGGAGCTCTCTACATTCTGTTGTGAGCCCGCAAGCTCGTCGTACTGCTGCCGCAGCGTGCATAGCTCATCGGCGATATTCAGAGCCGCCAGCACCGCCACGCGCAGCGAGTCCACCGTGCCGCCGTGCTCCGAGACAGCGCGCATCTTTTCGTTCACCATGGCCGCAAGCCCCTCGATGTACTCGGGTTCAACGCCGCGCAGATGATAGACCTGGTCGTAGATATCGACGCTCACCGCAGCCGGAGCGTGGTTGGTTTCTGGGTAGTAAGTATCCGGAATCGTCACGCTCTCCTGCATCGCTGTGTACCTCCGTGGCCGAACTAGAGCAACTCGTCCATCTGCGACAACATGCCCTCGATGCGCTGACGGATGGCCTCGCGCTCCTGCGTCAGCGTCGCGTTCAACGTGGTCACCTGCGACTCCGTCTGCTGGCTCTGGGCGGCAAGTTGGGCACGAAGCTTTTCGACTTCAGCCTCCGCGGCCGCGCGGGCCTCGCGCTCGCGTTTCACAATCTCCACGGCACGGAGCACCTTCTGCTCGAGTGCCTGGAACTCATCGAAGCTGATACCGCTCTCGCTCATTACTAAAGTATAACGTCGCGCCGCGTGAATTTCATCGGGAATTTGTGGTTTCGTTCCGGGATTCTTGCCGGTTTCTTCGGCATTTGTACATGTCTCATCTGCCTGCTAACTACCCTGATGCCCGTCCCGCAGCACACCGCCAAGCCCGGTCAGCGCTGCAACGATTGCGCTCGACCAGTTGGTAAGCTCTTCCTCGCGCAACGTCCGGTCGTTGGACTGGAAGATGCAGCGCAGCAGCAGAGCGTATTGCCCCGCCGCAACCGCCTTGCCCTTCGCATCGCGGAAGACCTCGACGGGAGCGAGCTTCGTCATCTCCGGGATCGCCAGCGCCTCGATGGCAGCGGCAATCGTCTGCCACTGCATGGTGTCCGGCAGCAGCACGGAGAAGTCCCTCTCCACGGCCTGATAGCGCGAAAGCTCCCGCGCCATCACGTTCTTTAAAGGCAGAGTGTAGAGATACGCGAGATCGACTTCGGCGAGGAAGACCGGCTGGCGCAATTTGCGCGCCTCCCGCTCCGCTGAGGTAAGCTCCCCGAAGGTCGCGACGACTTTATCGCCGAGCAGCAAGGACGCAGAGCGTCCCGGCTCCAGCCACTTCGGAGTTTCGGCAACGATCTTTACCGCAGCATGATCCCCGCCTCGATCAAAGAGCGAGAGCAATGACTCCACCGCTCCTTTCAACTCATAGAAGCCCGCATCGGCGGCGGGGTAGAGAGCGCTTGCCTGCGCGGCTCCGGTAAGTCCCAGCGAGAGGCTCGCCGCCTCATGCACCCTCTCCGTGCTGCCGGAGAAGACCTGTCCCTGCTCGAACAGGCGCACCTCGCGCACATCGCGATTGAGGTTGTTCGCCAGCATGGTGACCATGCCCGGAACGAGAGATGGCCGCAACAGCGTCGCCTCATCGGAGAGC
Coding sequences within it:
- a CDS encoding cell division protein ZapA, giving the protein MTIPDTYYPETNHAPAAVSVDIYDQVYHLRGVEPEYIEGLAAMVNEKMRAVSEHGGTVDSLRVAVLAALNIADELCTLRQQYDELAGSQQNVESSMQSRAHSLAGMLDEVLLDDRLDRRVG
- a CDS encoding VWA domain-containing protein, translated to MPSASSHSFVSAAPSLDLRGDAQTPAVPPAQPPSATPQSAPAPTTSAQAASQTPGQAPAAGQTQAPTQAPAQTDTDQPSQGPVFVLPRVETDEVNQIFTVTDKKGHFITGLRQENFGLLDDGRPPLSVKQFTQQTNLPLRVGIMLDTSSSIRQRFQFEQDSAIEFFLQVLHTNDRAFIEGFDVQTDVAQGFTNNIDLLNQGIRKLRPGGGTALFDALYKTCRDEMLTLRETNSVRKALILVSDGEDNYSRAEESDAIKMCQRADTIVYAISTNISATKGKGDDVLKTIAQATGGQAFYPVRIEDVATGFRNIEEELRSQYLLIYRPANFKQDGSFRTIYLHAIDSRYQVRTRTGYFAPKPQ
- a CDS encoding prolipoprotein diacylglyceryl transferase translates to MHTTFLQFGHLHIPVFGVVVAIGLMASLSLTQWSARRVGLDSDRVWNTVMLAVAAIFLVSRLLLVVFNFRSFLQYPLLLLAVPSLTSLGIAVSAALVYGYVRWRGVPLLPLLDSCAASAALLWAFVNAGYLLDGTRDGMPVGSTSAPQPVEVYTLVSALVIFLAVLNALRTGYRGGEATGLALTASGLAIFFIDFYRLPSELLPSLPIDPSQIIALVMVAVGGALLYRVAKRLYAQFHEPDEREG
- a CDS encoding RluA family pseudouridine synthase — its product is MPSKNMLPKGQRHHSVRKEYRATRGAEPVPEVVIPVLDLDDDGDTQFEDGVRTFSAAPEAAGKRLDAYLAQAIPDISRARVQLLIESGQVRVDGKDAKAKQKLAGGESIEIEGEPQPPPLHAVAEDIPLDILYEDQYLAVVNKPAGMMVHAGSGATDDERNRGTLVNALLFHLGKLSEVGGELRPGIVHRLDKQTSGIILVAKDDSTHRKLGAMFSERRVEKTYISLVHGHLAKDHVTVNLPIARDLIRRTRMTTRRAASDPGARSAVSHVSVVKRLKTPYGAFTLVEVKIETGRTHQIRVHMQSLGHPVVGDYLYGAPHRILTDPPVKGDDGLELERNFLHAAHLVFVHPKTSETMDMRSALPGELTEFMAALEAGPEQKSSVS